In Candidatus Eisenbacteria bacterium, a single window of DNA contains:
- the ndk gene encoding nucleoside-diphosphate kinase, with amino-acid sequence MMIKPDAVRRNLCGWILKTVEEAGLSIRQMTLIHLTPEAAKGFYHVHQGKPFLNDLVEYMSSGPIVVAVLEGEGAILGLRKIVGATDPAKAEPGTIRGEVGLNVQENSVHASDSEASAVSEIAYYGLDEIWRKP; translated from the coding sequence ATGATGATCAAGCCGGATGCGGTCCGGCGGAACCTCTGCGGCTGGATCTTGAAAACTGTGGAAGAAGCGGGTCTCAGCATCCGGCAAATGACATTGATTCATCTGACACCGGAAGCGGCAAAGGGTTTCTATCATGTTCACCAAGGGAAACCATTTTTGAACGATCTGGTGGAATATATGTCTTCCGGTCCCATCGTCGTTGCTGTCCTGGAGGGCGAGGGCGCCATCCTGGGGCTGCGAAAAATCGTCGGCGCCACCGATCCGGCAAAAGCTGAACCCGGTACCATCCGGGGTGAGGTGGGGCTCAATGTACAAGAAAACTCGGTTCATGCTTCTGATTCCGAAGCGAGCGCTGTAAGCGAAATCGCTTATTATGGTCTAGATGAGATATGGCGGAAGCCTTAA
- a CDS encoding DUF177 domain-containing protein produces the protein MAEALTIDLFGVPQGESSRDVKISGELLDARLEQVELKSPIEIHLDLFRAGDSIRCRGHFACKISVVCSRCLETGDRFIEGDFDFYCQRSEGELSEEDGQSLEDSGLIFHDGMVLNLYEEIRQTILLELPWNPVCADNCRGLCSRCGKNLNQGACGCRPGPVESRWTALEKLREEDRQ, from the coding sequence ATGGCGGAAGCCTTAACGATTGACCTGTTTGGAGTTCCCCAAGGGGAGAGCTCCCGGGATGTCAAAATATCGGGTGAGTTGCTGGATGCCCGATTAGAGCAGGTGGAGCTAAAGTCCCCGATTGAGATTCATTTGGATCTCTTTCGCGCCGGTGATTCCATTCGATGCCGCGGGCATTTTGCCTGCAAGATCAGCGTCGTCTGCTCACGGTGTTTGGAAACCGGTGATCGATTTATCGAGGGTGACTTCGATTTTTATTGTCAAAGAAGTGAAGGGGAATTATCAGAGGAGGATGGTCAATCCCTGGAAGACAGCGGATTGATTTTCCATGATGGGATGGTTCTGAATCTCTATGAGGAGATTCGCCAAACGATACTCTTGGAATTGCCCTGGAATCCCGTTTGCGCTGACAATTGCCGCGGGTTATGTTCCCGCTGCGGAAAAAACCTCAATCAGGGTGCGTGTGGTTGCCGGCCGGGCCCGGTTGAGTCACGCTGGACGGCTCTCGAGAAGCTGCGCGAGGAAGACCGGCAATAA
- the rpmF gene encoding 50S ribosomal protein L32, giving the protein MALPKRRHSNTRQRKRRTHWKLARPSTSSCARCGQPKRSHRICPHCGYYRGQEMVVVST; this is encoded by the coding sequence ATGGCGTTACCGAAAAGAAGACATTCAAATACCCGGCAGAGGAAGCGCCGGACGCATTGGAAATTGGCTCGGCCGAGCACATCGAGCTGCGCACGGTGTGGACAGCCCAAACGGTCGCACCGCATCTGTCCTCATTGTGGCTACTACCGGGGGCAGGAAATGGTTGTTGTTTCGACATAG
- the plsX gene encoding phosphate acyltransferase PlsX has product MRIGVDAMGGDHAPERIVRGAVEAARAHENEWQVVLIGDREAIRPHLEALKADEKKIAIVHTTQKVEMSDRAVEAIRRSPDASIVVASRLLRKGELDAVVSAGNTGGVVASSLLNLGRIPGVLRPAIAVIVPTPKGHCVLLDAGANSDCRPVHLLQFAIMGRVYAKYLFGVDKPRIGLLNIGEESSKGNDLTQQTFVLLDENKEKLNFIGNVEGRDVLRGTAEVVVCDGFVGNVILKFAESVLGLVIETTRRELQNNLKLQIGALLMKPVISRIRSRFNYEEYGGAPLLGVNGITVIAHGSSSVTAIRNAVETAARSARLRIQDLIREEIQGEPNAREAAG; this is encoded by the coding sequence TTGCGAATCGGTGTCGACGCCATGGGGGGAGATCATGCTCCCGAAAGGATCGTTCGTGGAGCCGTTGAAGCGGCCCGCGCTCATGAAAATGAGTGGCAGGTTGTTCTCATTGGCGACCGTGAGGCGATCCGGCCTCATTTAGAGGCTCTCAAGGCCGACGAAAAGAAAATCGCCATCGTCCACACGACTCAGAAGGTCGAGATGTCGGATCGTGCGGTTGAGGCCATCCGGCGCAGCCCAGACGCCTCGATTGTGGTGGCGTCCCGGCTGCTCCGGAAAGGGGAACTTGATGCCGTTGTCAGCGCCGGCAATACAGGCGGTGTTGTGGCATCATCCCTTCTCAACCTGGGTCGGATCCCCGGAGTCCTTAGACCGGCCATCGCGGTCATCGTCCCGACACCGAAGGGTCATTGCGTTCTGCTGGATGCGGGAGCGAATTCCGATTGCCGGCCGGTTCATCTTCTGCAATTCGCGATCATGGGCCGGGTTTACGCCAAGTATCTATTCGGTGTCGACAAACCACGTATCGGGCTCCTGAATATCGGCGAGGAGAGTTCAAAGGGGAACGATCTGACGCAGCAGACTTTCGTATTGCTGGATGAGAACAAAGAAAAGTTAAACTTCATCGGCAATGTGGAAGGAAGGGATGTTCTGCGGGGAACGGCTGAGGTTGTCGTCTGCGACGGATTTGTTGGAAATGTTATTCTGAAGTTTGCCGAATCGGTTCTTGGTCTGGTTATTGAAACCACCCGGCGGGAACTGCAAAACAATCTCAAGCTTCAAATCGGCGCTTTGCTGATGAAACCGGTGATCTCCCGTATCCGGTCCCGGTTTAATTATGAGGAATACGGGGGAGCGCCTCTTCTGGGAGTCAATGGGATCACCGTTATCGCGCATGGTAGCTCCTCAGTGACGGCTATTCGGAATGCGGTAGAGACGGCCGCGCGCTCCGCACGACTCAGGATTCAGGACCTCATTAGAGAGGAGATCCAGGGTGAGCCCAATGCCCGCGAAGCAGCCGGTTAA
- a CDS encoding ketoacyl-ACP synthase III, translating to MPAKQPVKNVQIVGTGSYVPERVLTNADLEKIVDTTDEWIVTRTGIHERRISSPEQASSDLAEMASRRALEDAGIDPLELDAIIVATVTPDHFFPNASCLLQYKLGANNALAFDVSAACSGFLYALHVGRCIIMAQEMKTVLVIGVESLSKITDYTDRTTCILFGDGAGAAVLRPGPPETGILGTILGADGSFGPLIQQIAGGSRVPWSQEALDNRLQYLKMRGNEVFKIGVRAMENACRQVLDKTGLTTKDVDILIPHQANIRIIEALAKRLEIAHHKVIINIDHYGNTSAASVAIGLDEGRRSGKIKSGDTVLTVAFGGGVTWASSVIRWA from the coding sequence ATGCCCGCGAAGCAGCCGGTTAAAAATGTACAAATTGTTGGAACTGGGTCTTATGTGCCCGAGCGAGTCCTGACGAATGCTGATCTCGAAAAAATTGTGGATACGACCGATGAATGGATCGTGACCCGGACCGGTATCCACGAACGCCGGATCAGCTCTCCCGAACAGGCCTCATCTGATCTGGCCGAGATGGCCAGCCGCCGCGCCCTCGAGGATGCCGGCATCGATCCGCTGGAACTCGACGCGATTATTGTCGCGACGGTGACCCCCGATCATTTTTTCCCCAATGCAAGTTGTCTTTTACAATACAAGCTTGGTGCAAATAACGCCCTGGCCTTTGACGTTTCGGCCGCCTGTTCGGGATTTCTTTACGCCCTCCATGTGGGGCGGTGCATTATCATGGCGCAGGAGATGAAGACCGTCCTTGTTATTGGCGTCGAGTCGCTATCGAAAATTACAGATTATACAGATAGGACCACCTGTATTCTATTCGGCGACGGCGCCGGGGCTGCTGTTCTGCGGCCGGGACCGCCCGAGACGGGAATTCTGGGAACGATCCTTGGCGCCGACGGATCCTTCGGCCCTCTGATTCAGCAGATCGCCGGTGGCAGCCGGGTTCCCTGGTCTCAAGAGGCTCTGGACAACCGTCTTCAATATCTTAAAATGCGGGGCAATGAAGTTTTCAAGATTGGTGTCCGCGCCATGGAGAATGCTTGCCGGCAGGTCTTGGATAAGACCGGGTTGACCACGAAGGATGTTGATATCCTCATACCGCATCAAGCGAATATTCGGATCATCGAAGCACTGGCCAAGCGGCTCGAAATTGCCCATCATAAGGTCATCATCAATATAGATCATTACGGCAATACATCGGCCGCATCGGTTGCCATCGGTTTGGATGAAGGCCGGCGTTCCGGAAAAATTAAATCAGGAGATACGGTCCTCACCGTCGCCTTCGGCGGAGGCGTCACCTGGGCGTCCAGTGTCATTAGGTGGGCCTAA
- the fabD gene encoding ACP S-malonyltransferase yields the protein MIDQKGIVFLFPGQGSQRVGMGLDLVETVPDARKIFDKADEILGFSLSKLCFEGPEEELKHTQVTQPALFVHSMATLAAMEIQPEEGSAVAGHSLGEWTAAVASGAIDFEDGLRLVRRRGELMEKAGAEQSGTMAAILGLSRDTIEEVCAGTPGSVVVANLNSPKQIVISGEVAAVEAAMEKAREAGAKRVIPLSVGGAFHSPLMGSAAEGLKEALDGVFVRRARVPIMANVSGRFVQEPADIRKAMTDQLLNAVQWDASMRNLLEWGGRLFLEIGSGRVLSGLQRQIHGEDLSLAVGDVSSLVVWRTRSQDLQSAKGTSR from the coding sequence ATGATCGATCAAAAAGGAATCGTCTTTCTTTTTCCCGGGCAGGGATCCCAACGCGTCGGAATGGGATTGGATCTCGTTGAGACCGTCCCGGACGCCCGCAAGATCTTTGATAAAGCCGATGAAATCCTCGGCTTCTCGCTTTCAAAGCTTTGTTTTGAAGGCCCCGAGGAAGAGCTTAAACATACCCAGGTAACCCAACCGGCTCTCTTTGTCCATTCCATGGCGACTCTGGCCGCGATGGAGATCCAGCCGGAAGAGGGATCGGCCGTCGCCGGGCACAGTCTCGGGGAATGGACGGCCGCGGTCGCCTCAGGGGCGATTGATTTTGAGGATGGGCTCCGCCTTGTCCGGCGCCGCGGGGAGTTGATGGAGAAGGCGGGCGCTGAGCAATCCGGAACGATGGCCGCCATTCTGGGGCTTTCCAGGGATACGATTGAGGAAGTTTGTGCAGGGACCCCTGGGTCCGTCGTGGTTGCCAACCTGAATTCTCCCAAGCAGATCGTTATATCTGGAGAGGTCGCCGCGGTCGAAGCGGCTATGGAGAAAGCTCGGGAGGCGGGGGCGAAGAGGGTTATTCCCCTCTCCGTCGGGGGCGCCTTTCATTCACCTCTTATGGGATCTGCCGCGGAAGGTCTCAAGGAAGCCCTGGATGGGGTCTTTGTCCGGCGGGCCAGAGTCCCGATCATGGCCAATGTTTCCGGAAGATTTGTTCAGGAACCGGCGGATATTCGCAAGGCGATGACAGATCAACTTCTCAACGCGGTGCAATGGGATGCCTCGATGAGGAATCTTTTGGAGTGGGGCGGAAGATTATTTCTTGAGATTGGATCGGGTCGTGTATTATCTGGCCTTCAACGGCAAATTCATGGCGAGGACCTCAGCTTGGCTGTTGGAGATGTGAGTAGTCTTGTGGTTTGGCGAACCCGTTCTCAGGACCTCCAATCCGCGAAAGGGACAAGCAGATGA
- the fabG gene encoding 3-oxoacyl-[acyl-carrier-protein] reductase gives MTASLEGRVAVVTGGSRGIGRAISLELAHLGADVVLMDRTGDPEGQTVKDIRALGRKCRHIACDVSRGASVEEAAAKARESLGPVQILVNNAGITRDQLAVRLSEEDWDKVLDINLKGAFLCCKAFARDMMKARWGRIINISSVVGQRGNVGQVNYAAAKAGMIGLSRSLARELAGRGITVNVVAPGFIETAMTDAIGEKAREALLPLIPISRLGKCEDVGSAVGFFASDQAGYITGQVLNVDGGMVMS, from the coding sequence ATGACGGCGTCATTGGAAGGACGGGTGGCGGTGGTGACCGGTGGAAGCCGGGGGATCGGACGCGCCATATCGCTTGAATTAGCTCATCTTGGGGCTGATGTTGTCTTAATGGATCGGACGGGAGATCCTGAAGGCCAAACAGTCAAGGATATCCGGGCCCTCGGCCGGAAGTGCCGGCACATTGCCTGTGATGTTTCCAGGGGCGCCTCGGTGGAGGAAGCTGCAGCGAAGGCCAGAGAATCACTTGGACCGGTGCAGATTCTGGTCAACAATGCTGGAATCACCAGGGATCAACTGGCTGTAAGGCTCAGCGAAGAGGACTGGGATAAAGTCCTGGATATCAATCTCAAGGGGGCCTTTCTCTGCTGCAAGGCCTTCGCCCGGGATATGATGAAGGCCCGCTGGGGGCGGATCATCAATATCTCCTCGGTTGTCGGCCAGCGAGGAAATGTCGGGCAAGTTAATTATGCGGCCGCAAAGGCGGGAATGATCGGTTTATCCCGCAGTCTGGCCCGTGAGCTCGCGGGCCGGGGAATCACCGTGAATGTGGTGGCGCCCGGATTTATCGAAACAGCAATGACCGACGCCATCGGGGAGAAGGCCCGGGAGGCTCTTCTTCCCTTGATCCCCATCTCCCGTTTGGGGAAATGTGAGGATGTCGGGTCGGCCGTTGGTTTTTTCGCTTCAGATCAAGCCGGCTATATTACCGGACAGGTCCTGAATGTGGATGGCGGTATGGTTATGTCCTAG
- the acpP gene encoding acyl carrier protein — protein sequence MDDFEQKIKDIIVEQLGVSPEQVTPEASFIDDLGADSLDTVELVMALEEAFKLEIPDEDAEKMEKVGDALEYVRERAK from the coding sequence ATGGACGATTTCGAACAAAAAATCAAAGACATCATCGTTGAACAGCTGGGCGTCTCACCGGAGCAGGTGACCCCGGAAGCATCCTTCATCGATGATTTGGGGGCTGACTCCCTGGATACGGTGGAATTGGTTATGGCGCTCGAGGAGGCTTTTAAACTCGAAATCCCCGATGAAGATGCAGAGAAAATGGAGAAGGTCGGAGACGCACTCGAATATGTTCGGGAACGCGCAAAGTAG